The Deltaproteobacteria bacterium genome window below encodes:
- the dctP gene encoding TRAP transporter substrate-binding protein DctP gives MRKLAVGAFVAAFALFVLAAAAQAAVTLKVSTCLAKTHDQVETYFQAFHDKFNEVAKGEAKLHYVGGPEVSPRQKQGPALKRGLVDMIFCPMGYYEGMVAEAGLTSVTNLSTKELRANGAIDQLQPVWGDKFGGRILGWCCYGVDFHIYTTFKPKESTKTGLDLSGHKMRSTATYRPFFVAMGAIPVTMAAAEMYTGLQRGVVQGLAWPEGALAKYGVQKFLKYRVYPGFYRSGSMVVINLNKWNSLPKSVQDKLTQTGLAFEDESVTILRKKADADNEKLWASGLQKMELKGEARKAYLRTVYELAWEVRSKNNFTVPFAKLKEKMYRAP, from the coding sequence ATGAGAAAGCTAGCAGTTGGGGCGTTCGTCGCGGCGTTCGCTCTGTTCGTCCTGGCCGCGGCCGCGCAGGCGGCGGTCACGCTGAAGGTCAGCACCTGCCTGGCAAAGACCCACGACCAGGTGGAGACGTACTTCCAGGCGTTCCACGACAAGTTCAACGAAGTCGCCAAGGGCGAGGCCAAGCTCCACTACGTGGGCGGCCCGGAAGTGTCGCCGCGGCAGAAGCAGGGTCCGGCGCTCAAGCGCGGCCTGGTGGACATGATCTTCTGTCCGATGGGTTATTACGAGGGAATGGTGGCGGAGGCCGGCCTGACCTCGGTAACCAACCTTTCCACCAAGGAACTCCGGGCAAACGGCGCCATCGACCAGCTCCAACCGGTGTGGGGCGACAAGTTCGGCGGGCGGATCCTGGGCTGGTGCTGTTACGGTGTCGACTTCCACATCTACACCACGTTCAAACCCAAGGAGAGCACCAAGACGGGCCTGGACCTCAGCGGTCACAAGATGCGCTCCACCGCCACCTACAGACCGTTTTTTGTGGCCATGGGGGCCATTCCCGTAACCATGGCGGCCGCGGAAATGTATACGGGTCTGCAGCGGGGCGTAGTGCAGGGACTCGCGTGGCCGGAGGGAGCGCTGGCCAAGTACGGCGTTCAGAAGTTCCTCAAGTACCGCGTCTACCCGGGCTTCTATCGCAGCGGCTCCATGGTCGTCATCAACCTGAACAAGTGGAATTCGTTGCCGAAGTCCGTGCAGGACAAGCTGACCCAGACGGGTCTGGCGTTCGAGGACGAAAGCGTGACCATCCTCCGCAAGAAGGCCGACGCGGACAACGAGAAGCTGTGGGCTTCGGGGCTCCAGAAGATGGAACTCAAGGGCGAGGCGCGGAAGGCTTACCTGCGCACCGTGTACGAACTGGCCTGGGAAGTCCGATCGAAGAACAACTTCACGGTACCGTTCGCCAAGCTGAAGGAGAAGATGTACCGCGCGCCCTGA
- a CDS encoding phytochelatin synthase, producing the protein MKHVLTVLLLAGFVLCQAGAAAGLVEWESEESSQRLSRSTHKADFFRLSNHFISQDNKIFCGPVSSAIVLNALRLGKKKGLPQDSYSIAEDERAWLPKGFNPFFGKYTPNNVLTGQTKTKIEVLGKPIEIQGAMKKDFGLQLRQLAQALSAHELDVRIRVVDEEMNDEVIKREMAKNLAVPGDYVLVNYHRKTLGQKGGGHISPLGAYDEASDSFLIMDVNPNRAPWVWVSAADLIKAMRTFDTVENRGYLLIAEGR; encoded by the coding sequence ATGAAACACGTTCTGACGGTGCTGCTTCTGGCGGGCTTTGTCCTGTGCCAGGCCGGCGCCGCGGCCGGTCTGGTAGAGTGGGAGTCCGAAGAGAGCTCCCAGCGGCTGTCGCGTTCCACCCACAAGGCTGACTTCTTTCGGCTGAGCAACCACTTCATCAGCCAGGACAACAAGATCTTCTGCGGGCCGGTCTCCTCGGCCATTGTCTTGAACGCGCTGAGGCTGGGCAAGAAGAAGGGGCTCCCCCAGGACAGCTACTCCATTGCGGAGGATGAACGCGCATGGCTTCCCAAGGGGTTCAACCCCTTCTTCGGGAAGTATACGCCGAACAACGTCCTCACCGGCCAGACCAAGACCAAGATCGAGGTGCTGGGCAAGCCCATCGAGATCCAGGGGGCCATGAAGAAGGACTTCGGCCTGCAGCTCCGGCAACTGGCCCAGGCCCTGAGCGCCCATGAGCTCGATGTGAGAATCCGCGTGGTCGATGAGGAGATGAACGACGAGGTGATCAAACGCGAGATGGCCAAGAACCTGGCCGTCCCGGGTGACTACGTGCTGGTGAACTACCACCGCAAGACACTGGGCCAGAAGGGCGGAGGGCACATCTCCCCCCTCGGAGCCTATGATGAGGCGAGCGATTCCTTTCTGATCATGGACGTGAACCCGAACCGGGCCCCGTGGGTGTGGGTGAGCGCGGCCGATCTGATCAAGGCCATGCGCACCTTCGATACCGTGGAGAACCGCGGCTACCTGTTGATCGCCGAGGGACGATAA
- a CDS encoding TRAP transporter large permease subunit, whose translation RRGYNWRMSMGPILGTGGLAMIIPPSALAVLLASVANIDVGRLLIAGFLPGFVLALLYVGMLYLQIIINPASAPAYDVPPTTWAHKLKFVTFNILPVSLVIFMVIGFIILGIATPTESAACGVLGVAILAVAFRVLKWQAVRTSLSGTVRVAGMVFLIIMNSTVFSQLLAYSGATAGMLEWATSFEVSRLVVLSVMFLILIVLGMFMDATSMMLITVPIFFPLAEALGFDLIWFGLFVLMTLEMAGTTPPFGLLLYVMLGVAPRGTTLLQVANAAIPFLICDLILILILIWEPRLALFLPDLMD comes from the coding sequence GCGGCGGGGCTACAACTGGCGCATGTCCATGGGGCCCATCCTGGGCACCGGCGGCTTGGCCATGATCATCCCGCCCTCGGCTCTGGCCGTGCTGCTCGCCAGCGTCGCCAACATCGACGTCGGCCGGCTGCTCATCGCCGGTTTTCTGCCGGGCTTTGTCCTGGCGTTGCTCTACGTCGGCATGCTGTACCTCCAGATCATTATCAACCCCGCCAGCGCGCCGGCCTACGACGTGCCGCCCACGACATGGGCCCACAAGCTCAAGTTCGTCACTTTCAACATCCTGCCGGTGAGCCTCGTGATCTTCATGGTCATAGGCTTCATCATCCTGGGTATCGCCACGCCCACGGAATCCGCGGCCTGTGGCGTGTTGGGCGTGGCCATCCTGGCCGTGGCCTTCCGTGTGCTCAAGTGGCAGGCCGTTCGCACCTCCCTGTCGGGCACCGTGCGGGTGGCCGGCATGGTGTTCCTCATCATCATGAACTCGACCGTGTTCAGCCAGCTCCTGGCCTACTCGGGCGCCACCGCCGGCATGCTGGAATGGGCCACCAGCTTCGAGGTGTCCCGCCTGGTGGTGCTTTCGGTCATGTTCCTGATCCTCATCGTGCTGGGCATGTTCATGGACGCCACCTCCATGATGCTCATCACCGTGCCCATCTTCTTCCCCTTGGCCGAGGCACTGGGCTTCGACCTGATCTGGTTCGGCCTGTTCGTGCTCATGACGCTGGAGATGGCGGGCACGACGCCCCCCTTCGGATTGTTGCTCTACGTGATGCTCGGAGTGGCGCCACGGGGCACCACGCTGCTGCAGGTGGCCAACGCGGCGATCCCGTTCCTGATTTGTGACCTGATCCTGATCCTCATCCTGATCTGGGAACCCCGGCTCGCACTGTTCCTCCCCGATCTCATGGATTGA
- a CDS encoding hydantoinase/oxoprolinase family protein, with protein MVGVDIGGTFTDCVVVNDQGEMVVGKSLSTPPDYSAGAADAVRDAARNIGLGDEEVLLRRTTLFFHACTIGENTLITRSGPRTGLVATRGFPDTLLMMRGKVTDGLTEAEAGRLAWLRKPEPFVPRSLVAEVNERMDYKGSVTVSLDEAQAAAALDELVARGAESVAVCLLWSVANDVHEKAVAGILRRRHPDVYVTLSSAAAPFVGEYERTATTVFNAYIGPRISTYLTNLHQVLRGKGLAKPPMIMQAYGGVLDIDATCRNAVGTVESGPASGVVGSRFLGEMIGENDILATDMGGTTFKVGVVREGRIERDYTPVVLRHRVLAPKIWVESVGAGGGSIAWIDSDTGLLKVGPEGAGASPGPVCYGLGGVEPTVSDADVILGYLNPDYFLGGRMRLDRGGALRAVEQRIAEPLGMNVTEAARGIYRIANAHMSDLIRRATVEKGHDPRSFVMFAFGGAGPMHASRYAADLGVRQVVIPLTASVHGATGLISSDVVHEYGKSDHLQVPADPRRVNENFAELIRRAEADLGEAGFGPSEMAVTRGIDMRYRYQVHELNVPLPTGTAPLADADLERLYADFDDAYEKAYGKGSGYREAGKEILTFRVTAVGLLSKPRIKEEPAVEASADDARKPERSVFFEELGDFAPTTIYDFQRMGPGMELLGPAVIETPVTTVVVNPRDRAEIDGFRNIRILVGDKAGT; from the coding sequence ATGGTCGGCGTGGACATCGGCGGCACCTTCACCGACTGCGTCGTGGTCAACGACCAAGGCGAGATGGTGGTGGGGAAGTCGCTTTCCACCCCTCCCGACTATTCCGCCGGGGCCGCCGACGCCGTCCGGGACGCGGCGCGCAACATCGGCCTGGGCGACGAGGAGGTGTTGCTCCGCCGGACTACGCTCTTCTTCCACGCCTGCACCATCGGCGAGAACACCCTGATCACCCGCTCCGGCCCGAGGACCGGCCTTGTCGCCACTCGGGGATTCCCCGATACGCTGCTCATGATGCGCGGCAAGGTCACCGACGGACTCACGGAGGCGGAGGCGGGCCGGCTCGCGTGGCTGCGCAAGCCGGAGCCCTTCGTGCCCCGGTCCCTCGTGGCGGAGGTGAACGAGCGCATGGACTACAAGGGCTCGGTCACCGTGAGCCTCGACGAGGCGCAGGCGGCGGCTGCGCTGGACGAGTTGGTGGCGCGCGGGGCGGAGTCCGTGGCCGTGTGCCTGCTCTGGTCGGTGGCCAACGACGTACATGAGAAGGCCGTGGCCGGCATCCTGCGGCGGCGTCATCCGGACGTCTACGTCACGCTGTCGAGCGCGGCGGCGCCTTTCGTGGGCGAGTACGAGCGCACCGCCACCACCGTGTTCAACGCCTACATCGGCCCGCGCATCTCGACCTATCTCACGAATCTCCACCAAGTGCTCCGGGGCAAGGGGCTGGCAAAGCCGCCGATGATCATGCAGGCCTACGGCGGCGTGCTCGACATCGACGCCACTTGCCGCAACGCCGTGGGCACCGTCGAGTCCGGCCCGGCGTCGGGTGTTGTGGGGAGCCGGTTCCTGGGCGAGATGATCGGCGAGAACGACATCCTGGCCACGGACATGGGCGGCACCACGTTCAAGGTGGGCGTGGTGCGGGAGGGGCGCATCGAACGCGACTATACGCCGGTGGTGCTGCGCCACCGGGTGCTGGCGCCCAAGATCTGGGTGGAGTCGGTGGGAGCCGGCGGCGGCAGCATCGCATGGATCGACAGCGATACCGGGCTTCTCAAGGTGGGACCCGAGGGCGCCGGCGCCAGTCCCGGCCCGGTGTGCTACGGTCTCGGCGGGGTCGAGCCCACGGTCTCCGACGCGGACGTCATCCTCGGCTATCTCAACCCGGACTACTTCCTGGGCGGGCGCATGCGCCTGGACCGCGGCGGCGCGCTCCGGGCGGTGGAACAGCGGATCGCGGAGCCCCTGGGCATGAACGTGACCGAGGCCGCCCGCGGCATCTATCGCATCGCCAACGCACACATGAGCGACCTCATCCGCCGGGCCACCGTGGAGAAGGGGCACGACCCGCGGTCCTTCGTGATGTTCGCCTTCGGCGGCGCCGGCCCCATGCACGCCAGCCGCTACGCCGCGGACCTGGGCGTGCGGCAGGTGGTGATCCCGCTCACCGCGTCGGTGCACGGCGCCACCGGCCTGATCAGCTCCGACGTGGTGCACGAGTACGGCAAGTCCGATCACCTCCAGGTGCCGGCCGACCCACGCCGCGTCAACGAGAACTTCGCCGAGCTGATCCGCAGGGCCGAGGCGGATCTGGGCGAGGCCGGGTTCGGCCCGTCCGAAATGGCGGTCACCCGCGGCATCGACATGCGCTACCGCTACCAGGTGCACGAACTGAACGTGCCGCTGCCCACCGGCACCGCTCCTCTCGCGGATGCCGACCTGGAGCGGCTCTACGCCGACTTCGACGATGCCTACGAGAAGGCCTACGGCAAGGGCTCGGGCTACCGGGAGGCGGGCAAGGAGATCCTGACCTTCCGCGTGACCGCGGTGGGGCTGCTGAGCAAGCCCCGCATCAAGGAGGAACCGGCGGTCGAGGCGTCCGCGGACGACGCGCGGAAGCCGGAGCGAAGCGTCTTTTTCGAGGAGCTTGGGGACTTCGCG